In Arcanobacterium canis, the sequence CTGAAGAGGTCATCACGGCAGGGGCGACTACGGACCGAGAGATAGTCGCCGTTTTTTAAGGGAGTGATCGTGGCAAAAACGTCATACTGTGAACCGTCGGCCGCAAGGTTCATGACGTAGGCGGCGAAAGGTTCACCTGCTTCGAGAGTGTCCCACATTGCTTTGAATGCCGCGCCCGGCATCGCGGGATGGCGGATGATGTTGTGCGGAGCTCCGGTGAGCTGGTCATGGTGGTAACGCGAAAGGCGAGTAAAAACGTCGTTGGACAGTTTAATGACGCCCTTGGAATCAGTAGTTGAGAAGAACAATTCGTGAGGTGCAACGTCGTGGTGTGCCCCAGTGGGTTCGACGGTCATGTTGTCCTTTCGTGGTTGTCGTGGTGAGATGTGCAAACCAAGTCTAATTTAGCGCCTGGAGCGAAGAAAATTCGCCGATTTTGTCCTGTTCTGGTGGAATTTTGACGACGGTGGCGGCGAGCGTTTGAACCCTATAAAGACACGCCCACGTCGTAACGAATTTATGGTGTGTTTCGCCCGTAATGGCGCCCAAGGATGCGTGAGTCCAGGCCAGCCTTCTCCTGCTGCGAGGCGAGTGCGAATACTATATCTAGTATTCGCTTATCAAGGGGAGCACAAGATGTCGGTGTTGGATGAAATTCGTCAGAACCTAGAAAACGCGCCAAAAGATGGCGATATGCGTACTGTCGAGGGCGCGCATGGCCGTATGGCAAGCAGTGCAGCTGGTGTCCCAGGCTCGTTCGCCGCGTCCCATGAAACTCCCCGTGTGGAATATCTTGAGCACCGTGTGCATATCGCCCGTGTACACAAACGTGATGGGCGAGTTGTGCCGTTTGAAGCGCGCAAGGTTGCGGCGTCAATCGAACGGGCATCATTTGCTGCGGCTCGTCACGCTACCCATTCTGCCGCGTTGACCCCGGCAGCACTGACGTCGCTGACACACGCTGTGATCAGTGAACTTGAAGCTCATGGGAAAATCGAACCACCGGCGTCGGCAATCGGAGAAACCGTCGCGCGCGTTCTCTCTGCCTGCGGGCAAAGTGCTGTGGCACGTGCGTTTCGTGCCGGGCGCGCACGGGTCGAAGCTGAGCACGCACGTGCCACAGATATCAAGACTCAAGTGGGAAAACTTCTCTCGTGTGCGCCGGAAGTCGTCAACGAAAACGCAAATAAGGATTCGCTCGTTTTTAATACTCAGCGTGATCTGACCGCTGGATCCGTAGCGAAAGCCTACGCACTTGCTGACCTTCTTCCATCGCACGTTGCCAATGCGCATATGCGAGGGGATATCCACTTCCACGATCTCGATTACAGTCCGTTCCAGCCGATGACAAACTGCTGCATCATCGATATCCCGGGGATGCTTGCTGAAGGTTTCCAAATTGGCAATGCGCGTGTGGAATCGCCGCGCTCGATTAACACTGCAGCCGCTCAGATTACGCAGATCATCGCGAACGTTGCGTCCTCGCAGTACGGTGGCTGCTCGGTTGATCGTGCCGACGAGGTGCTGGCACCGTATGCGCGGATGAATTACCACAAGCATCTTGCCGACGCCGAAGAATGGGTTGCTCCTGAGAAGCGCCAGGACTATGCGTGGGCAAAGACACGCAAGGACATCTACGATGCCATGCAATCGCTTGAGTACGAGATCAACACGCTTTACTCATCCAATGGCCAAACGCCGTTCGTCACGATCGGTTTCGGCTTGGGAACTAGCCGTTTTGAGCGCGAAATTCAGCGAGCAATTTTACAGGTGCGAATCAAAGGCATCGGAGCTCAACACCATACCGCGATCTTCCCGAAGCTGATCTTTGGGATCCGCCGGGGTGTTAATCTCGCACCAGATGATCCGAACTACGACATCAAGAAACTGGCGTTGGAGTGCTCGGCGAAGCGCATGTATCCCGATATTCTCAACTATGACGCCATCGTGGGCATTGAAGGTGATTACAAGGCTCCGATGGGGTGCCGTTCCTTCTTGCCTCGCTGGATTGACCCGGCCACTGGGAAGGACGTCAACGCTGGTCGGATGAATCTTGGTGTGGTGACGCTGAATGTGCCGCGTATCGCCATTGAAGCTGCCGGATCGAAGGATCGCTTCTGGCAGATTTTCGACGAGCGCATGGAGATTATCCATGACGCTCTCGATTTCCGTGCTCGCCGTTGTGAAGATGCTACTCCGGCGTCGGCGCCGATTCTGTACCAGTTCGGTGCCTTTGGGAAGCGCGTCGGGAAGGACGAGGCAGTCCATGGGTTCTTCGCAGATCATCGTGCGACGGTATCGATCGGATACATCGGATTGTATGAAGCGGCGTGTGCTTTCTATGGCCCAGATTGGGAAACCGATCCGGAAGCTAAGGATTTCACTCTCGAAATCGTTCGTCGTCTGGCTCAGTATGCCGAGGAGTGGAAGGCGCATAGCCCATACTGGTACTCGGTGTACTCAACTCCGTCAGAGTCGCTCACGGATCGTTTCGCGCGCCTGGATCGCCAGAAGTTCGGTGACATCCCGAATATCACCGACAAGGGCTACTACACGAATTCCTTCCACTTTGACGTGCGAAAGAAGATCACGCCGTTCGAGAAGATTGATTTCGAAGCTCCCTATCCGCACTACGCCAAGGGCGGTTTTATTCATTACTGTGAGTATCCCAAGCTCGATCACAATCTTTCCGCGCTTGAGGCTGTCTGGGACTACTCTTATGACCGAGTAGCCTATCTTGGCACGAATACCCCGATTGATCACTGCTACGAATGTGGTTTCGAAGGTGAGTTCGCCACGACTTCTGAGGGGTTTGCGTGCCCGGATTGCCACAACACGAACCCGGACACCTGTGATGTCGTGCGTCGGACCTGTGGTTACCTTGGCAACCCGATGAAGCGTCCGATGGCGGCGGGTCGGCAGGAGGAAATCTTGAGCCGCGTGAAGCACCTGGAAGGTGAAAGCCGTATCCAGAAGTAGGTGCGAGGAAGCAAGTAATCGGCGTCACCCCTCCATGGCGCCTATCTGAGTGCCGTGCCTGTGTGAATGCGCGCAGGCGCGGCAACCCCTTGAGACGATACGTGAGGAGGAAGACCAGTATGAGGATTGACAACGCCGGTGTCCACCAGCCGGAGTGTGGCGAGTGGCGCTCAGAGAAGCTTTCGCGCGGTCGTATCGCTGATTATAAACCGATGAACTTCGTCGACGGGGAAGGGGTGCGCTGCTCGATCTACGTCAGTGGGTGCCCATTCAAATGCCCGGGTTGTTACAACCGAGCGGCGCAATCTTTCATGTATGGCGAGGAATACACCGAGGAATTGGGTCGTCGAATTTTTTCTGACGTTGCTCAACCCTATGTTGCCGGATTGAGTTTTTTGGGTGGCGAGCCGATGCTGGCAACCGGGACTCTTCTTCCGATTGCCCGCAGATTGCGAAAAGAATTTGGAGCGCACAAGACAATTTGGACGTGGACGGGCTATACCTTCGAAGCACTATTGAACGAGACTTTGGACAAACGTGAGCTGGTGGGGTTGAGTGACGTGCTCGTTGACGGCCCATTTCTTCAGGCCGAGTATGTATCCGGCCTAGCCTTTCGCGGATCGGCAAACCAGCGGATTATCGATGTTCAGGCATCTCTCGCTGCGGGAAGAGTAGTTCCCTACTCAGTGTTCTAGTGTGGCATTTTCGCCGCTGTTCGGGCTGTCCGACGTGAGGTTGGACGAAGTCTCGAAAGGGAAGCGATCGCGCGGCGGAGCCGAGGTTCCCGAACCGGCACGAGCGAGATATGAGTGCTCGTGGCTGAAGGAATGATGTGGGAATCGATAAGAACCTCAACCGGGTCAAGGTGGGTCGTTGCTTGGGCAGCAACTTCGGCAACGACGTCGCCAGCCGCCGGCGTCGTGGTGCCAGCAGAGAGCGCGACAGCGGCCATGACAATGACGAGTCCCGCGAATTCACCGAGTGATGGGCGTTGGCCGAGCATCATGACGCCAACAGCCAAAGAAGTGGCTGGCGCGAGCGCCCCCAAGAGCGAGTACATCGAGGCTGACACATGCGGCATCACGATGATGTCCAGAGTGTAGGTCACAATGTTGGAAAGCAACGCCACGATCAGAATTGTGCCGATCAGAGTCGGTGACACAGCAATCACGGCTGCACCGGGTGCGAAAGGTACGGTGACGACGGTCGCGGTGGCGGTTGCAATAGCAAGGTTATCGAGAGGATGGCCAGAGGCCCCCATGCGTCGGCCAGTGATAATGTACACGGCCCACATCGCTCCTGCGGCCAGAGTCACGAGGATGCCGTAGCGGATCTTCGGATCGCTGACGTCTAAGCCACCGAAGGAAATCATGAAGACGCCGACGAGAGCAATGAGGACGGATACGCGGATCCGCCAGCAACGTCCGGCAAACATGGCCAGTGTGACCGGCCCGAGGAACTGAATAGCTACCGAAGCGCCCATCGGGATCAGAGAGAGCGAGGCGTAGAACAGCAACGTGAGTACGGCGATGACCACACCAAAAATGATCGGGAAAATGTATCCGCGTGCGGTGCGGCCGCGCCACGGGCGTCGCCATGCACACAGGATGACCGCGGCAACGAAGAATCGTGCCCAGGCAACCGAAGGTGTACTCATCTGCGCGAAGAGGTCAACAGCGAAAGCCGCGCCCATATATGAAGCGAGCGCGGACAAAATGACCAGGAGCGGAGCGAACCACCGATGTGCAAACATGGCTCCAATTGAACGCGTTTTTTCAGGCCGGCGAAAGTGGTACTGAGGACGTGATTGTGTGTACTTAGACACAGACGAATTGTGAGAGTTTTTCTTTTACTTTCGCGGGTAAATCGCATTACTGAATCGTTACTTTTCACAGGGCTGACGCGCATGGAGTGAGGCATTGGCTGTGGCACCCGTCAAGGTTTGGTATAGCGGCGGGTGTGCTCGAATCATTGTCACTTCCTCCCCGTAGGATGAGGGAGTCGAGGAGATTGCGTTGACATTTTCAGGCGCCTTTGTGCGGTAATGAAAATAGGTGCGCAGGTGGAATGCGAAGTGTTGAGATGAAGGAGTTCGGGTGAAATATCTATGGGGCCTGATCGGGGCAGCGTTAGTAGCTGTAGCAATCATCTCGGTTCGTCCGAATGTTTTTGGTCTGTCAGCCTACGAACTCCAGTTTCCGTTTGCGCAACTCATCGCGATGCGAGGTCTGCTTGCTGTGGCATTCCTCATCTGCGGACTGCTTTTCGGTATTTTCGCGGTTATTCGCTACAAGGCCGTCAATGCCGGACGAATCGCAGCATTGTTAGCTGTCGTTATGGTTTTTGTGGGTGTCGCTCACGCGGGGACTGTGTGGTGGCGGGGAATTTCAAACCCAGATCGACTCTCCACGGATCGTGGAGTCAGCATGGAGGGGCGTGGAAATGGCCAGATCACAGTGCTGACGTACAACACTTTGGGTGGTGCGACGGATTCGGATCAGCTTGCTCGAATCATCGCCGACGAGGGCGTGGATATCGTCGTTTTGCCAGAAACATCCACTGCACGCGGAAATGATCTTGTGGATAAGCTTGCTCAATCGGGGTATTCATTCCAGCATTTCGACACGTCAACGCCACAATATAATGCCGAATTCGAATCGACAGTTGTCCTGGTCAGTGATGCTCTAGGAAAGTATCGCACCACCTCCGTCGCTGACGATCACCGCTCAGGGGTCTCTGTGGCGCCCGTGAACGGGAATGGCCCACAAATCTTTGGTGTCCATCCAGTGGCGCCCGACTATTCACTCATGCCGAACTGGCGTAAGGAAATTACACAAACATACTCGTTATGTGCAGCGAAGGGCCCGTTTATTTTGGCCGGCGATTTCAATTCCACTGTTGATCATCAGTTGGCTCTGGGGAGCAAGTGCGCCGACGCTGGTGCGCAGGCTGCGGTCGGCGGTCTGGGATCATGGCCTGCCTGGACGCCAGAACTTTTTGCAGCACCGATCGATCGTGTGCTCACCGACGGTAGCTACCGTGGAACTGAAGGGCGCATGGTGAGAGTGGGCGGTTCAGATCACCGTGGTCTTTTGGTGAGGCTCGTCCCAATTAGGTGATTCGGGGGGGGGTAACTAGTCCTCTCGGTATCATGTTTTTGTTAAAGCAAGATACGTTTAGATGCCGATTCATGCACACTGAAG encodes:
- a CDS encoding EamA family transporter is translated as MSKYTQSRPQYHFRRPEKTRSIGAMFAHRWFAPLLVILSALASYMGAAFAVDLFAQMSTPSVAWARFFVAAVILCAWRRPWRGRTARGYIFPIIFGVVIAVLTLLFYASLSLIPMGASVAIQFLGPVTLAMFAGRCWRIRVSVLIALVGVFMISFGGLDVSDPKIRYGILVTLAAGAMWAVYIITGRRMGASGHPLDNLAIATATATVVTVPFAPGAAVIAVSPTLIGTILIVALLSNIVTYTLDIIVMPHVSASMYSLLGALAPATSLAVGVMMLGQRPSLGEFAGLVIVMAAVALSAGTTTPAAGDVVAEVAAQATTHLDPVEVLIDSHIIPSATSTHISLVPVREPRLRRAIASLSRLRPTSRRTARTAAKMPH
- a CDS encoding endonuclease/exonuclease/phosphatase family protein, with amino-acid sequence MKYLWGLIGAALVAVAIISVRPNVFGLSAYELQFPFAQLIAMRGLLAVAFLICGLLFGIFAVIRYKAVNAGRIAALLAVVMVFVGVAHAGTVWWRGISNPDRLSTDRGVSMEGRGNGQITVLTYNTLGGATDSDQLARIIADEGVDIVVLPETSTARGNDLVDKLAQSGYSFQHFDTSTPQYNAEFESTVVLVSDALGKYRTTSVADDHRSGVSVAPVNGNGPQIFGVHPVAPDYSLMPNWRKEITQTYSLCAAKGPFILAGDFNSTVDHQLALGSKCADAGAQAAVGGLGSWPAWTPELFAAPIDRVLTDGSYRGTEGRMVRVGGSDHRGLLVRLVPIR
- the nrdG gene encoding anaerobic ribonucleoside-triphosphate reductase activating protein, whose translation is MRIDNAGVHQPECGEWRSEKLSRGRIADYKPMNFVDGEGVRCSIYVSGCPFKCPGCYNRAAQSFMYGEEYTEELGRRIFSDVAQPYVAGLSFLGGEPMLATGTLLPIARRLRKEFGAHKTIWTWTGYTFEALLNETLDKRELVGLSDVLVDGPFLQAEYVSGLAFRGSANQRIIDVQASLAAGRVVPYSVF
- the nrdD gene encoding anaerobic ribonucleoside-triphosphate reductase, with protein sequence MSVLDEIRQNLENAPKDGDMRTVEGAHGRMASSAAGVPGSFAASHETPRVEYLEHRVHIARVHKRDGRVVPFEARKVAASIERASFAAARHATHSAALTPAALTSLTHAVISELEAHGKIEPPASAIGETVARVLSACGQSAVARAFRAGRARVEAEHARATDIKTQVGKLLSCAPEVVNENANKDSLVFNTQRDLTAGSVAKAYALADLLPSHVANAHMRGDIHFHDLDYSPFQPMTNCCIIDIPGMLAEGFQIGNARVESPRSINTAAAQITQIIANVASSQYGGCSVDRADEVLAPYARMNYHKHLADAEEWVAPEKRQDYAWAKTRKDIYDAMQSLEYEINTLYSSNGQTPFVTIGFGLGTSRFEREIQRAILQVRIKGIGAQHHTAIFPKLIFGIRRGVNLAPDDPNYDIKKLALECSAKRMYPDILNYDAIVGIEGDYKAPMGCRSFLPRWIDPATGKDVNAGRMNLGVVTLNVPRIAIEAAGSKDRFWQIFDERMEIIHDALDFRARRCEDATPASAPILYQFGAFGKRVGKDEAVHGFFADHRATVSIGYIGLYEAACAFYGPDWETDPEAKDFTLEIVRRLAQYAEEWKAHSPYWYSVYSTPSESLTDRFARLDRQKFGDIPNITDKGYYTNSFHFDVRKKITPFEKIDFEAPYPHYAKGGFIHYCEYPKLDHNLSALEAVWDYSYDRVAYLGTNTPIDHCYECGFEGEFATTSEGFACPDCHNTNPDTCDVVRRTCGYLGNPMKRPMAAGRQEEILSRVKHLEGESRIQK